The DNA window CGCGGCCTCGGCACGGTCGCCGGTCGCGAAGACCAGGACCCGGGCGGTCTTACCGGTGCCGTGCGGAAGGTTCACGGTGCCGCGGACCATCTGGTCGGCCTTGCGCGGGTCGACGCCCAGACGCATGGCAACCTCGACGGTCGCGTCGAACTTGGTGGCGGAGGTGTCCTTCGCCAGGCGGACGGCCTCGAGCGGGGCGTACAGACGCTCCCGGTCGATCTTCGCGTCCACGTTGCGAAGAGTCTTGCTGCGCTTCACTGAAACTCCTCAGTGGTGATTGGAGTCGTGGTGCGGGCCAGCGCTGGCCCTTCCACGGGGTGCTGCCAGGGGGGTGGAGGTCAGCCCTCGACCGTGATGCCCATGGAACGGGCGGTGCCGGCGATGATCTTCGACGCGGCGTCCAGGTCGTTGGCGTTCAGGTCGGGCATCTTGGTCGTGGCGATCTCACGGACCTGCGCCTCGGTGATCTTGGCGACCTTGGTCTTGTGCGGCTCGCCCGAGCCCTTGTCCACGCCCGCGGCCTTGAGGATCAGCTTCGCGGCCGGCGGAGTCTTGGTCACGAAGGTGAAGGAACGGTCCTCGTAGACCGTGATCTCCACCGGCACGACCATGCCACGCTGCGACTCGGTCGCGGCGTTGTAGGCCTTGCAGAACTCCATGATGTTGACGCCGTGCTGGCCCAGCGCGGGGCCGACCGGCGGAGCCGGGTTCGCGGCACCGGCGCTGATCTGGAGCTTGATAAGCCCCGTGACCTTCTTCTTCTTGGGAGGCATTGCTCTCTCCGGGTCCTAGTGAGAGTTTTTTGCCCGCGCACAGTGCGCGCAGGCATACCGCACCACGATAACGGGTAACATGCTGCGGCCAAAAACCGAGCAGGTCAGACCGGCTTTATCAGCTGGTCTGACCTGTTCGGAAGCGTTTGATCAGAAGTGTCAGTTCTTCTGGATCTGGTCGAAGCTCAGCTCGACCGGGGTCTCGCGACCGAAGATCTCGACGAGGCCCTTGACCTTCTTCGAGTCGGCGTTGATCTCGTTGATCGTGGCCTGCAGGGTCGCGAACGGACCGTCGGTGACGGTGACCGAGTCGCCCACCTCGAAGTCCAGCACCTGGACCTCGACCTTGCGCTGCGGCGCCGGCTTGCCCTCGGCCTCGGCGGCCTCGCGGGCGGCCTTCTCCTCGGCCTCCGGGGCGAGCATCTTGACGATCTCGTCCAGCGTCAGCGGGTAGGGGTCGTAGGCGTTGCCGACGAAGCCGGTGACACCCGGGGTGTTGCGGACGACGCCCCAGGACTCGTTCGTCAGGTCCATGCGCACCAGGACGTAGCCCGGGAGCTTGTTCTGGCGGACGGTGCGGCGGTCGCCGTTCTTGATCTGGACGACCTCTTCCTGCGGCACCTCGGCCTGGAAGATGTAGTCCTCGACGTTCAGCGAAACGGCGCGCTGCTCGAGGTTGGTCTTCACGCGGTTCTCGTAACCGGCGTAGGTGTGGATGACGTACCACTCGCCGGGCAGGCCGCGGAGCTCTTCGCGCAGGGCCGTGATGGGGTCGACGGCGGGCTCTTCCTCGGCGGCCTCTTCGGCCTCTTCCTCGGCGGCCTCGTCGGACTCGACGTGGAGAGCGGCCTCCTCGGCCGGCTCGCCCGCAGCGGCTTCCTCGGCGTCGAGCTCGTCGGCGGCGTCGGCGCCCTCGACGATCTCCTGCGCGGTGTCGTCGCCCTCGACCTCGGCCGAGGCGGCGGCATCCACGTCGGCCTCTGCCGCCTCGACGGGCTCGACGGCGTCGTTCAGGTTCGGGTCAGACACGTGGCTGCTTCTTCCTGGCTACAAGGGGTGGAACGTGCGAAAGGGGCGGCCCGCCTCACGGCAGCCGCCCTACCCGCGGATTCAGCCGAAGACGTACTTGACGGCGTTGGTGAACCCATAGTCAATCACGGTGACCAGGCCAATGACGATGACGACAAAGACGATCACCACAGTGGTGTACGTCGACAGCTGGCCCCGGGAGGGCCAGACGACCTTGCGGAGCTCGGCGACGATCTGGCGGTAGAACAGCGCGAGGCGGCCGAAGGGGCCCTTCTTCCCGCGCTTCCCGCCACGGCGGCCCTTCTTGGCGGCCACCTCGTCCTCGGGACGACCGCTCTCAGGCGTCGCGGTGGAGCCAAGGGCTTCCGTCACTACGTCCTCACCTGAATCCGGGTCGTGAGCCGTGCCGCGCCCGGTTGAGCCGCACGGCGGTGCATTTCATAACGTACGCACTCACGCACCCTGGTGACGATGCGTGTAGCAGGGCCGAAGGGACTTGAACCCCCAACCGCTGGTTTTGGAGACCAGTGCTCTACCAATTGAGCTACGACCCTTTGTGGTTCCCCAACGTACCGCATCCGACCGTGCGCATGGTGTGTGCGGAGCCGGATCGCGGCCGGTGAGGGCCAACGACGGATGAGTGTACGTGGTTCGGGGGCGTGCGTCGAACAGCTTGTGCCGCGACGGGTCGCGGAGCCCTTCCGGAATGGATTCCTCCGGGGCTGGTGGACCGTGCGCGAAGCCATCCGAGAAGGGCTCGTGGACCGTACGCGAAGCCCTCCGAGAAGGCTCGTGGACCGTATGCGAACCCATATGGGAAACGGGTGCGCCCGCTTCGTCCCCCGTCTGCAACGATGCCCCCATGACCGCTGCGACTCCTTCCGAGCCCCCCGTCCAGTCCCCCACCGAGCGCCGGGTGTCGACCCGCATCGGATCGATCTCCGAGTCCGCGACGCTCGCCGTCGACGCCAAGGCCAAGGCCCTCAAGGCCGCCGGTCGCCCGGTGATCGGCTTCGGCGCCGGCGAGCCCGACTTCCCGACCCCCGGCTACATCGTCGAGGCGGCGGTGGAGGCCTGCCGCGACCCGAAGAACCACCGGTACACGCCCGCCGGCGGCCTGCCCGAGCTGAAGGCCGCCATCGCCGCCAAGACGCTGCGCGACTCCGGCTACCGGGTCGAGGCCTCGCAGGTGCTGGTCACCAACGGCGGCAAGCAGGCCATCTACGAGGCCTTCGCCGCGATCCTCGACCCGGGCGACGAGGTCATCGTCCCGGCGCCGTACTGGACCACCTACCCCGAGTCCATCCGGCTGGCCGGCGGCGTCCCGGTCGACGTCGTGGCCGACGAGACCACCGGCTACCGCGTCTCGGTGGAGCAGCTGGAGGCCGCCCGCACCGAGCGCACGAAGGTGCTGCTCTTCGTCTCCCCGTCGAACCCGACCGGTGCCGTCTACTCGCGCGAGCAGGTGGAGGCCGTCGGCCGCTGGGCCGCGGAGCACGGGCTGTGGGTGCTGACGGACGAGATCTACGAGCACCTCGTCTACGGCGACGCCGAGTTCTCGTCGCTGCCGGTCGTGGTGCCGGAGCTCCGTGACAAGTGCATCGTCGTCAACGGCGTCGCCAAGACCTACGCCATGACCGGATGGCGGGTCGGGTGGGTCATCGCCCCCCAGGACGTGATCAAGGCCGCGACGAACCTGCAGTCGCACGCCACGTCGAATGTGTCCAACGTCGCACAGCGGGCCGCGATCGCCGCGGTCG is part of the Streptomyces roseifaciens genome and encodes:
- the nusG gene encoding transcription termination/antitermination protein NusG is translated as MSDPNLNDAVEPVEAAEADVDAAASAEVEGDDTAQEIVEGADAADELDAEEAAAGEPAEEAALHVESDEAAEEEAEEAAEEEPAVDPITALREELRGLPGEWYVIHTYAGYENRVKTNLEQRAVSLNVEDYIFQAEVPQEEVVQIKNGDRRTVRQNKLPGYVLVRMDLTNESWGVVRNTPGVTGFVGNAYDPYPLTLDEIVKMLAPEAEEKAAREAAEAEGKPAPQRKVEVQVLDFEVGDSVTVTDGPFATLQATINEINADSKKVKGLVEIFGRETPVELSFDQIQKN
- the rplK gene encoding 50S ribosomal protein L11; this translates as MPPKKKKVTGLIKLQISAGAANPAPPVGPALGQHGVNIMEFCKAYNAATESQRGMVVPVEITVYEDRSFTFVTKTPPAAKLILKAAGVDKGSGEPHKTKVAKITEAQVREIATTKMPDLNANDLDAASKIIAGTARSMGITVEG
- a CDS encoding pyridoxal phosphate-dependent aminotransferase, which translates into the protein MTAATPSEPPVQSPTERRVSTRIGSISESATLAVDAKAKALKAAGRPVIGFGAGEPDFPTPGYIVEAAVEACRDPKNHRYTPAGGLPELKAAIAAKTLRDSGYRVEASQVLVTNGGKQAIYEAFAAILDPGDEVIVPAPYWTTYPESIRLAGGVPVDVVADETTGYRVSVEQLEAARTERTKVLLFVSPSNPTGAVYSREQVEAVGRWAAEHGLWVLTDEIYEHLVYGDAEFSSLPVVVPELRDKCIVVNGVAKTYAMTGWRVGWVIAPQDVIKAATNLQSHATSNVSNVAQRAAIAAVAGDLSAVDEMKVAFDRRRRTIVRMLNEIDGVLCPEPEGAFYAYPSVKELLGKEIRGKRPATSVELAALILEEVEVAVVPGEAFGTPGYLRLSYALGDEDLVEGVSRIQKLLAEARA
- the secE gene encoding preprotein translocase subunit SecE — protein: MTEALGSTATPESGRPEDEVAAKKGRRGGKRGKKGPFGRLALFYRQIVAELRKVVWPSRGQLSTYTTVVIVFVVIVIGLVTVIDYGFTNAVKYVFG